The Candidatus Roseilinea sp. genome contains a region encoding:
- the murD gene encoding UDP-N-acetylmuramoylalanine--D-glutamate ligase → MNWTGRQVVILGIARQGTALARYLVARGARVTLSDLKPREQLDLQPLADLPGVDFVLGSHPLALLDRCDLLCLSGGVPSDLPIVQEARRRGIRLSNDAQIFFEVCPARIIGVTGSAGKTTTTTLIGEMLKLSTQEAGSPAQARSVWVGGNIGNPLISDVERIRPEDWVVMELSSFQLELMTRSPHIACVTNITPNHLDRHGTMEAYIAAKRRILDFQSPRDWRVLSADNAVTAGLDGPARALWFSTRNEPRGDGAWMDAAGYLRVRVDRTAESPIGDRPSRIDAVICHRRELLLMGEHNVANVLAAATVCAAAGASVEALRRVSTTFRGVAHRLQLVAQRGGVRWYDDSIATTPERLMAALRCFDQPVILLCGGRDKHLPWEAAVRMMVERCKAVVLFGEMGPMVAEKLSDEQKRTNRPSFQWSRCGSLEEAVAEAHRLAQPGDAVLLSPGGTSYDAFKDFAERGDLFRKLVDALPAA, encoded by the coding sequence ATGAACTGGACCGGCAGGCAAGTGGTCATTCTGGGAATTGCGCGACAGGGGACAGCGCTGGCGCGCTACCTCGTCGCGCGTGGCGCGCGCGTGACGCTGAGCGACCTCAAACCGCGCGAACAGCTCGACCTGCAACCGCTGGCGGATTTGCCCGGCGTGGACTTCGTGCTAGGCAGCCATCCGTTGGCGCTGCTCGACCGCTGTGATCTGCTCTGTCTGAGCGGCGGCGTGCCGAGCGATTTGCCCATCGTCCAAGAAGCCCGTCGGCGCGGCATCCGGCTCAGCAACGATGCGCAGATCTTCTTCGAGGTTTGCCCGGCGCGCATCATCGGCGTCACAGGCTCGGCGGGCAAAACCACCACCACGACCCTCATCGGTGAGATGTTGAAGCTCAGCACCCAAGAGGCGGGAAGCCCCGCGCAGGCCCGATCGGTGTGGGTCGGCGGCAACATTGGCAACCCGCTCATCAGCGATGTCGAACGCATCCGCCCGGAGGACTGGGTGGTGATGGAGTTGTCCTCGTTTCAACTCGAGCTGATGACGCGCAGCCCACACATCGCTTGCGTGACCAACATCACGCCGAACCACCTCGACCGGCACGGCACGATGGAGGCTTATATCGCCGCCAAGCGGCGCATCCTCGACTTCCAATCGCCCCGCGACTGGCGGGTGCTTTCGGCGGATAACGCGGTGACGGCCGGCCTAGATGGGCCGGCGCGCGCGCTGTGGTTCAGCACCCGGAACGAGCCGCGCGGCGACGGCGCATGGATGGACGCGGCCGGATATTTGCGCGTTCGGGTGGATCGCACCGCTGAATCGCCGATCGGCGATCGCCCATCGCGCATAGACGCGGTGATCTGTCATCGCCGCGAGCTGCTGCTGATGGGCGAGCACAACGTCGCGAACGTCCTGGCGGCGGCGACGGTCTGCGCAGCGGCCGGCGCGTCCGTCGAAGCCCTGCGCCGCGTCTCGACGACCTTTCGGGGCGTGGCCCACCGCTTGCAACTCGTCGCCCAGCGCGGCGGCGTGCGCTGGTATGACGATTCCATCGCCACCACTCCGGAGCGGCTGATGGCGGCGCTGCGCTGCTTCGATCAGCCGGTGATCTTGCTGTGCGGCGGGCGCGACAAACATCTGCCCTGGGAGGCAGCCGTGCGCATGATGGTGGAGCGCTGTAAGGCCGTCGTGTTGTTCGGCGAAATGGGGCCGATGGTCGCCGAAAAGTTGAGCGATGAGCAGAAGCGGACGAATCGGCCTTCCTTTCAATGGTCACGATGTGGCTCGCTGGAAGAGGCCGTGGCCGAAGCGCACCGGCTGGCTCAACCCGGTGATGCGGTGCTGCTCTCGCCCGGCGGGACGAGCTACGACGCCTTCAAGGATTTTGCCGAGCGCGGCGATCTTTTCCGCAAGTTGGTGGACGCTCTGCCGGCAGCGTAG
- a CDS encoding peptidoglycan glycosyltransferase yields MLSSRRLTMLAISIGLTLSIAFARAIQVQVFESPKYAAAAHDQQIETRITLAPRGAIFDRSGNPLAVSNRAYIVHVDARTLTDTATVATALAPIIGRRVDEAQQRLEAILADRKSPTPTLSTIVAYNLSPQATYQLTRTLRSLARGGLLVDETWARMYPYGPIAGPTIGFVSLQPVGYSGVEAYYNAQLSSPIGQRRERSRLELLAITPTHSGADLVLTLDLSLQTYVEARLARAIQDTGADSGTIIVLETKTGAVLASASWPGYDPNRAIELASSPDARLLRDPAVSDAYEPGSVLKVLTLATALELGQVTPQTILTDTGRLVIQDKRIYNSDRRRYGRVNIEDILANSLNVPTAQIALEMGAEAFYQRLRLFGLGHRTGIDLGNEVSGILRTPSDPEWSRADLATNSYGQGLTATPYQVINAINVIANDGVLMQPYVVQQWRATNGEIVRKQPVPVVRVVSAQTARTLRQVMMRATRRGTPMALVAGYPVAGKTGTADWYLNGVKQETTLVTYVGFLPADDPRITILVKLDRPQSSRWAAPTTVPVFHDVAERACQILGIPPTMD; encoded by the coding sequence ATGTTATCTTCGCGACGACTGACCATGCTGGCGATCAGCATCGGCCTGACCCTCTCGATCGCGTTCGCGCGGGCGATCCAGGTGCAGGTCTTCGAGAGCCCGAAGTACGCCGCTGCGGCTCATGACCAACAGATTGAGACGCGCATCACGCTTGCGCCGCGCGGGGCGATCTTCGACCGCAGCGGCAACCCGCTCGCCGTGAGCAATCGCGCCTACATCGTCCACGTAGACGCGCGCACGCTCACCGATACGGCCACGGTTGCAACGGCGCTCGCGCCGATCATCGGCAGGCGCGTGGACGAAGCGCAGCAGCGCCTCGAGGCTATCCTCGCGGATCGCAAGTCCCCTACCCCCACGCTCAGCACGATCGTCGCCTATAACCTCTCGCCGCAGGCGACTTACCAACTGACCCGAACGCTGCGGTCGTTGGCGCGCGGCGGCCTGCTGGTGGACGAGACCTGGGCGCGCATGTATCCTTACGGCCCGATTGCCGGACCGACGATCGGCTTCGTGAGCTTGCAACCGGTGGGCTACTCGGGCGTGGAGGCCTACTACAACGCTCAGCTCAGCTCGCCGATCGGCCAGCGCAGAGAGCGCAGTCGGCTAGAGCTGTTGGCGATCACCCCCACGCACAGCGGCGCCGACCTGGTGCTTACGCTCGATCTCAGCTTGCAGACCTACGTTGAGGCGCGGCTGGCGCGGGCGATTCAGGACACAGGCGCGGACAGCGGCACGATTATCGTATTGGAGACTAAGACCGGCGCGGTCTTGGCTTCGGCGTCATGGCCGGGGTATGACCCGAATCGCGCGATTGAACTGGCCAGCTCGCCCGACGCCCGATTGCTGCGCGATCCCGCCGTAAGCGACGCATACGAGCCGGGGTCGGTCTTGAAAGTGCTCACCCTCGCCACAGCGTTGGAGCTGGGTCAGGTCACCCCACAAACGATCCTCACCGATACCGGCCGGCTGGTCATCCAAGACAAGCGCATCTACAACTCCGACCGCAGGCGTTACGGACGGGTGAACATCGAGGACATCCTCGCCAACTCGTTGAATGTGCCGACGGCGCAGATCGCCCTGGAGATGGGCGCAGAGGCGTTCTACCAGCGATTGCGGTTGTTCGGCCTCGGGCATCGCACCGGCATTGATTTAGGCAATGAGGTGAGCGGCATACTGCGCACGCCGTCCGATCCCGAATGGTCGCGCGCTGACCTGGCGACCAATAGCTACGGTCAGGGTCTTACAGCCACACCCTATCAGGTGATCAACGCCATTAACGTCATCGCCAACGATGGGGTGTTGATGCAGCCGTATGTGGTGCAACAGTGGCGCGCGACGAACGGCGAGATCGTCCGCAAGCAGCCGGTGCCGGTTGTGCGCGTCGTTTCGGCGCAGACGGCGCGCACGTTGCGCCAAGTGATGATGAGGGCGACGCGCCGCGGCACGCCCATGGCGCTGGTCGCGGGCTATCCCGTCGCCGGCAAGACCGGCACGGCCGATTGGTACCTGAACGGGGTGAAGCAAGAGACGACCCTCGTGACGTATGTGGGTTTCTTGCCCGCCGACGATCCGCGCATCACGATTCTGGTGAAGCTCGATCGGCCACAGAGCTCACGGTGGGCGGCGCCGACGACGGTGCCGGTCTTTCACGACGTTGCCGAGCGCGCCTGCCAGATCCTCGGCATTCCACCGACTATGGACTGA
- the mraY gene encoding phospho-N-acetylmuramoyl-pentapeptide-transferase: MYNPAPPEMGVCLLMGGVAFLIAVLCGRPLIRTLRHLRIGKRIRIEGPASHYVKMGTPTMGGILFVGVTLTLILAMYLYSRIAVRVNPNFAGVVLVGRSLAIPMFVMLSFAILGAIDDYMGVRGVRRGEGMRGRSKALFQLLIALAAAVVMNLAPSFTLGATGVMLIPDRPLFGISKMAVPGIPDPIDLGVFWIPLAVFVIHGSANAVNFTDGLDGLATLVSGVAFVAYGVIAYMQGQVFLTMLCMVLVGAMLGFLWFNVHPAQMIMGDLGSEALGATLGVVALMTGQWLLLPIIAIIPVAEVLSVILQTTYFKYTRRRFGEGKRFFRMAPLHHHFELIGWSEPQIVQRFFVIALLFGMIGIGLATFGNPAT; the protein is encoded by the coding sequence ATGTATAACCCCGCGCCACCCGAAATGGGTGTTTGTTTGCTGATGGGCGGCGTCGCCTTCTTGATCGCCGTTCTGTGTGGGCGGCCGTTGATTCGAACGCTCAGGCATCTGCGCATCGGCAAGCGGATCCGCATCGAAGGTCCGGCCAGCCACTACGTGAAGATGGGCACGCCTACGATGGGCGGCATCCTGTTCGTCGGCGTGACATTGACGCTGATCCTGGCCATGTACCTGTATTCGCGCATCGCTGTGCGCGTCAATCCAAACTTCGCCGGCGTGGTGCTCGTCGGCCGGTCGCTCGCCATCCCGATGTTCGTCATGCTGAGCTTTGCCATCCTGGGCGCGATTGACGATTACATGGGCGTGCGCGGCGTTCGGCGCGGCGAGGGAATGCGCGGGCGCAGCAAGGCGCTGTTCCAGTTGCTGATTGCGCTGGCAGCCGCCGTGGTGATGAACCTGGCGCCGTCGTTCACGCTCGGCGCAACCGGCGTCATGCTCATCCCCGACCGACCGCTGTTCGGCATCAGCAAGATGGCCGTCCCCGGCATCCCCGACCCAATAGACCTCGGCGTGTTCTGGATACCGCTGGCCGTCTTCGTCATCCACGGCAGCGCCAACGCGGTGAACTTCACCGACGGCTTGGATGGGCTCGCCACCTTGGTCAGCGGCGTGGCCTTCGTGGCCTATGGCGTGATAGCCTACATGCAGGGCCAGGTGTTCCTGACGATGTTGTGCATGGTGCTGGTGGGGGCCATGCTCGGCTTTTTGTGGTTCAACGTTCATCCGGCGCAGATGATCATGGGCGACCTGGGCAGCGAGGCGCTTGGGGCCACCCTGGGGGTGGTCGCGCTCATGACCGGCCAGTGGTTGCTGCTGCCCATCATCGCCATCATCCCGGTCGCGGAGGTGTTGAGCGTCATCCTTCAGACCACGTATTTCAAATACACCCGACGCCGGTTCGGTGAGGGCAAGCGCTTCTTCAGGATGGCGCCGCTCCACCATCACTTCGAATTGATCGGTTGGAGCGAGCCGCAGATCGTGCAACGCTTCTTTGTGATTGCCCTGCTCTTCGGCATGATCGGCATCGGGTTGGCCACCTTCGGCAACCCGGCCACGTGA
- a CDS encoding short-chain dehydrogenase → MLSLQDKICVVTGATAGIGRVSAHRLAEMGATVIVVGRNPRKCEEGVEALRHQTGNPKIQAMPADLSSLSQVRALAQRFLDTYPRLDVLLNNAGAIFTTRQVSAEGIEMTWALNHLSYFLLTHLLMDALKAAPAARVINVSSDAHRMGTIAFDDVQFERRRYSGFGAYSQSKLANVMHAYALARRLEGSTITVNALHPGAVATDFGKNNGGVWGKLFRLFGRFAISPEEGAQTSVYLASSPEVAGVTGKYFYRCRPKPSSRVSYDTQAQEKLWQLSAEMAGL, encoded by the coding sequence ATGTTGAGCCTACAAGACAAGATTTGTGTCGTCACGGGCGCGACTGCCGGCATCGGCCGAGTGAGCGCGCATCGGTTGGCCGAAATGGGCGCGACGGTGATCGTCGTCGGCCGCAACCCGCGCAAATGCGAAGAGGGGGTCGAGGCCCTCCGACATCAGACGGGCAACCCGAAGATCCAGGCCATGCCGGCGGATCTGTCGTCGTTGTCGCAGGTTCGCGCGTTGGCCCAGCGCTTTCTGGATACCTACCCGCGCCTCGATGTGTTGCTGAACAACGCCGGCGCGATCTTCACCACCCGGCAGGTCAGCGCGGAGGGCATCGAGATGACTTGGGCGCTCAACCATCTGAGCTACTTTTTGCTCACGCATCTGCTGATGGACGCCTTAAAGGCTGCGCCTGCGGCGCGCGTGATCAACGTGTCGTCCGACGCGCACCGGATGGGGACGATCGCCTTTGACGACGTGCAGTTTGAGCGCAGGCGCTACAGTGGGTTCGGCGCATACAGCCAATCTAAGCTGGCCAACGTGATGCATGCCTACGCATTGGCGCGCCGGCTGGAAGGCAGCACGATCACCGTCAATGCGTTGCATCCCGGCGCGGTGGCGACGGACTTCGGCAAGAACAACGGCGGCGTGTGGGGCAAGTTGTTCAGGCTGTTCGGTCGGTTCGCCATCAGCCCAGAAGAAGGCGCACAGACGAGCGTTTACCTGGCGTCCTCGCCCGAGGTAGCCGGCGTCACCGGCAAATATTTTTACCGCTGCCGGCCTAAACCGTCCTCCAGGGTATCTTATGACACCCAAGCGCAAGAGAAGTTGTGGCAATTGAGCGCAGAAATGGCCGGGCTATAG
- a CDS encoding division/cell wall cluster transcriptional repressor MraZ — protein sequence MFLGEFTHSLDEKSRLTLPAKFRARLADGLVMTTGTDKCLLIYPLDEFKLLFERVSALPVMGREAATLRRMLYSNAHDAVPDKQNRVVIPQPLREYAEITNEAVVVGVGKFIEVWNPREWQRALEEVRAHASQKEMWAGLGI from the coding sequence ATGTTTCTCGGCGAATTCACGCATTCCCTGGACGAGAAGAGCCGCCTGACGTTGCCGGCTAAGTTCCGCGCGCGTCTGGCCGATGGGCTGGTGATGACGACCGGCACAGACAAATGCCTGCTGATCTATCCACTCGACGAGTTCAAACTTCTGTTCGAGCGCGTGAGCGCGTTGCCGGTGATGGGCCGAGAGGCGGCGACGCTGCGGCGCATGCTCTACAGCAACGCGCACGATGCCGTGCCCGACAAGCAAAACCGCGTCGTCATTCCGCAGCCGTTGCGCGAATATGCCGAGATCACGAACGAGGCCGTCGTTGTCGGCGTCGGCAAGTTCATCGAAGTCTGGAATCCGCGCGAGTGGCAGCGCGCGCTTGAGGAGGTGCGCGCACATGCATCTCAGAAAGAAATGTGGGCTGGGCTAGGGATTTGA
- the murF gene encoding UDP-N-acetylmuramoyl-tripeptide--D-alanyl-D-alanine ligase yields the protein MLTLADIVEGVGGRRIEALAQHAIQNVIIDSRQAQRGDLFVALPGESRDGHDYVGHAFGRGALAALVHHDRVPHLEGLGVGQVDARHPAAAEILDVTLPVLIRVDDTLTALQRLSAYWRAKFNLRVIGVTGSVGKTTTKELIAQVLSARYCTLKSEGNYNNEIGVPLTLLKLRPEHERAVIEMGMHALGEIAAYCRWARPQVGVVTIVAPVHLERLGTLENIAKAKSELPAALPSAELGGVAILNDDDERVRSMAAVTAARVVTYGLTPRAHVWASGIESFGLGGLSFTLHYGRERQPAKLPLIGRHSVQTALRAAAVGLVEGMNLVEIVEALRTAPVQLRLVTAKGPLNSIVLDDTYNASAESTIAALNLLAEIEGVGPRIAVLGDMLELGDVEKQAHDEVGCRAALVAQYVIGVGERSRWTCQAAVECGMSPERVFHVMTNREALEVLNAIVRERCVILVKGSRGMRMEEIVSRLGELANGV from the coding sequence ATGTTGACACTAGCGGACATCGTCGAAGGGGTGGGCGGTCGGCGCATTGAGGCGCTGGCGCAGCACGCCATCCAGAACGTCATCATTGATTCGCGGCAGGCACAGCGCGGCGATCTATTTGTCGCGCTGCCCGGCGAGAGCCGGGACGGCCACGACTACGTTGGCCATGCATTCGGCCGCGGCGCGCTGGCGGCGCTGGTGCATCACGATCGCGTGCCCCACTTGGAGGGTCTGGGGGTGGGGCAAGTGGACGCCCGGCATCCTGCCGCCGCGGAGATCCTTGATGTCACGTTGCCCGTGCTCATCCGCGTAGACGACACGCTGACCGCGCTCCAGCGCCTGTCGGCTTACTGGCGGGCGAAGTTCAACCTGCGCGTGATCGGCGTTACCGGCAGCGTTGGCAAGACCACGACGAAGGAGCTGATCGCGCAAGTGCTGAGCGCGCGCTACTGCACGCTCAAAAGCGAAGGCAACTACAACAACGAGATTGGCGTGCCGCTCACCCTGCTCAAGCTGCGACCGGAGCACGAACGCGCCGTGATCGAGATGGGCATGCATGCGCTGGGCGAGATCGCCGCCTACTGCCGATGGGCCAGGCCGCAGGTCGGCGTGGTCACCATCGTCGCGCCGGTGCATCTGGAACGCCTGGGCACGCTCGAAAACATCGCCAAGGCCAAATCAGAGCTACCGGCGGCGCTGCCCTCCGCCGAACTGGGCGGCGTGGCTATCCTGAACGACGACGACGAACGCGTGCGCAGCATGGCCGCTGTGACTGCCGCGCGCGTGGTCACGTATGGGTTGACGCCGCGCGCGCACGTGTGGGCCAGCGGCATCGAGAGCTTTGGCCTCGGCGGCCTCTCTTTCACACTGCACTACGGCCGCGAGCGCCAACCGGCGAAACTGCCGTTGATCGGCCGGCACAGCGTGCAAACGGCGCTGCGCGCGGCAGCGGTTGGGCTGGTCGAAGGCATGAACCTGGTCGAGATCGTCGAAGCCCTGCGCACAGCGCCGGTGCAATTGCGGCTGGTGACCGCCAAAGGGCCGTTGAACTCGATCGTGTTGGACGACACCTACAACGCCAGCGCCGAATCAACCATCGCCGCGCTCAACCTGCTTGCCGAGATCGAAGGGGTCGGCCCGCGCATCGCTGTGTTGGGCGACATGCTCGAACTCGGCGACGTGGAGAAGCAGGCGCACGACGAAGTGGGATGCCGGGCTGCGCTGGTGGCGCAGTATGTGATTGGCGTGGGCGAACGCTCGCGGTGGACATGCCAGGCGGCGGTCGAGTGTGGCATGTCGCCGGAGCGCGTCTTTCACGTCATGACCAACCGCGAGGCCTTGGAGGTGTTGAACGCCATCGTGCGCGAGCGGTGCGTGATCCTGGTCAAAGGCTCGCGCGGCATGAGGATGGAGGAGATCGTCTCTCGCCTTGGGGAACTCGCCAATGGCGTTTGA
- the murG gene encoding UDP-N-acetylglucosamine--N-acetylmuramyl-(pentapeptide) pyrophosphoryl-undecaprenol N-acetylglucosamine transferase, which translates to MERSLVSREGVPFRAIQAGAMHGVGPVRAAGGALRTLRGMVEARRILAEFKPDVVFLTGGFVGVPVSLAAWLQRIPSVVYLPDIQPGHALRVMAHFAARVATTTEASARFIAPDKMVVTGYPVREAFAAVSREEARQHFGIAPGERVLLVYGGSKGARSINRAVLAGLARLLEGTVVLHVTGAKDWAEVSAARAQLPEGQRARYLAFEYLHDEMALAMAAADLAVCRAGASALGELPYLGLPAILVPYPYAWRYQRVNAQYLADRDAAMVVEDGSLMDEREGLLPRVIALLGAPGRLNAMRQASLRLGRRDGAERIAALLIEVSRSQLN; encoded by the coding sequence ATGGAGCGTAGTCTGGTGAGCCGCGAGGGCGTGCCCTTTCGGGCGATCCAGGCCGGCGCGATGCACGGCGTGGGGCCAGTGCGCGCTGCCGGCGGCGCGCTGCGCACGTTGCGCGGCATGGTCGAGGCGCGGCGCATCCTCGCCGAATTCAAGCCGGATGTGGTGTTCCTGACCGGCGGGTTCGTCGGCGTGCCGGTAAGCCTAGCGGCATGGCTGCAGCGCATCCCCAGCGTGGTGTATTTGCCGGACATTCAACCGGGCCACGCGCTACGGGTCATGGCGCACTTCGCCGCGAGAGTCGCGACGACGACGGAGGCATCGGCACGTTTCATCGCACCCGACAAGATGGTGGTCACCGGCTACCCGGTGCGCGAAGCCTTCGCAGCGGTCTCGCGCGAGGAAGCGCGTCAACACTTCGGCATCGCGCCAGGCGAACGCGTGTTGTTGGTATATGGCGGGAGCAAGGGCGCGCGCAGCATCAATCGTGCGGTGCTGGCCGGACTTGCGCGCCTGCTGGAAGGCACCGTCGTCTTGCACGTCACCGGCGCAAAGGACTGGGCAGAGGTCAGCGCCGCGCGCGCGCAGTTGCCGGAAGGGCAGCGCGCGCGCTATCTGGCCTTCGAATACCTGCACGATGAGATGGCGCTGGCGATGGCTGCGGCGGATCTGGCGGTCTGCCGCGCTGGCGCGAGCGCGCTGGGCGAGCTGCCCTACCTCGGCCTGCCGGCTATCTTGGTGCCGTATCCCTACGCTTGGCGGTATCAGCGGGTCAATGCGCAATACCTCGCCGACCGGGACGCCGCCATGGTGGTCGAAGATGGGTCGCTCATGGATGAGCGCGAAGGTCTCCTGCCGCGCGTCATCGCGCTGCTGGGCGCGCCGGGACGCCTGAACGCGATGCGCCAGGCGTCCCTACGACTGGGCCGGAGGGATGGCGCGGAGCGGATCGCGGCCTTGCTAATTGAAGTGAGCCGTAGCCAATTGAATTGA
- the rsmH gene encoding ribosomal RNA small subunit methyltransferase H: MHVPVLFDEVIQALQPKPGGRYLDCTLGGGGHTQGILDASAPDGRVLAMDADAEAIARARERLSGAYAGRLTLRQAWLDEAPSLARALGFVPLDGVLADLGLSSDQLDAAERGFSFMRDGPLDMRLDRTQGEPAWALIERMDVHSLTEMLREYGEVCNARRVAEAIWQARPVVTTGQLRDIVAGVARTRSSRLHPATQVFQALRIAVNDELRRLKEALPELIALLRPGGRIAVITFHSLEDRIVKEVFRREWRGEVAQPGFGGGEDRPARIRPVNKGPIRPSEAELARNPRARSAKLRVAERVADERAE; encoded by the coding sequence ATGCATGTGCCGGTGTTGTTCGACGAGGTCATTCAAGCGTTGCAGCCGAAGCCAGGGGGGCGTTACCTCGATTGCACGCTGGGGGGCGGCGGACACACCCAAGGCATCCTCGATGCCAGCGCGCCGGACGGGCGCGTGCTGGCGATGGACGCCGACGCCGAGGCCATCGCGCGCGCGCGCGAGCGGCTATCCGGCGCATATGCAGGCCGATTGACGCTGCGACAGGCATGGTTGGACGAAGCACCGTCGCTCGCGCGGGCGCTTGGCTTCGTGCCGTTGGATGGCGTATTAGCGGATCTGGGGCTGTCGTCGGACCAACTCGACGCGGCCGAACGCGGTTTCTCGTTCATGCGCGATGGCCCACTCGATATGCGATTGGATCGCACGCAGGGCGAGCCGGCATGGGCGTTGATCGAACGGATGGACGTACACAGCTTGACCGAGATGCTGCGCGAATATGGTGAGGTGTGCAACGCGCGACGCGTCGCCGAGGCCATTTGGCAGGCTCGACCGGTCGTGACGACCGGTCAGTTGCGCGACATCGTTGCCGGCGTAGCGCGGACGCGCTCGAGTCGCCTCCATCCCGCGACGCAGGTCTTTCAGGCGCTGCGCATCGCGGTGAACGATGAACTGCGACGGTTGAAGGAGGCGTTGCCGGAGTTGATCGCGCTATTGCGGCCGGGTGGACGCATTGCCGTGATCACCTTTCATTCGCTGGAGGATCGAATCGTCAAGGAGGTCTTTCGGCGCGAATGGCGCGGCGAGGTGGCTCAACCGGGCTTTGGCGGGGGCGAAGATCGGCCAGCGCGCATTCGGCCGGTGAACAAAGGGCCGATTAGGCCGAGCGAAGCCGAGCTGGCGCGCAACCCGCGCGCGCGGAGCGCCAAGCTGCGCGTGGCGGAGCGGGTGGCCGACGAGCGCGCTGAGTGA
- the murC gene encoding UDP-N-acetylmuramate--L-alanine ligase, producing MSWLDKHIHLMGVGGAGMSALARLLHARGVRVSGDDRADSPTLRALQAEGIPVVVGHDPRHLDGVDILVPSSAIAKDEPELVEAQRRDIPVWHRGDLIGALMQDKVGIAVAGTHGKSTTAGMIATILTEAGLAPSFVIGATPQPLGVNARWGAGEALVVEADEYDHTFLHFQPRVAVVTNVEYDHPDTFADLDATLDAFAMFVRSVPKDGVVITCADDAGCVAMLKRAGLSAPVVDYGIRGGLWRASHLRANPLGGVDFSFTGAGIRGEVSGACSLRVPGEHNVLNALAALVAADACGVPMGEAVKSLGGYRGAGRRFELKGEARGVRIFDDYAHHPTEIKATLRGARQRYPLGNIWAIWQPHTYSRTAALLDAFAEAFDDADHVIVLPIYAARERQEDFGFIANALNPIEIARKIRHRDARNAASFGDALGMLLAQVRGGDVVITLSAGDGNQVGERLLEMLRR from the coding sequence ATGAGTTGGCTCGATAAACACATCCACCTCATGGGCGTCGGCGGGGCCGGCATGAGCGCGCTGGCCCGCCTGCTGCATGCGCGCGGGGTGCGCGTCAGCGGCGACGACCGCGCCGATTCGCCGACGCTCAGGGCGCTGCAGGCCGAAGGCATCCCGGTCGTCGTCGGCCACGATCCGCGCCATCTCGACGGGGTGGACATCCTCGTGCCGTCGTCGGCGATCGCCAAAGATGAGCCGGAGCTGGTCGAAGCGCAGCGGCGCGACATTCCGGTTTGGCATCGCGGCGACTTGATCGGCGCTTTGATGCAGGACAAAGTGGGCATCGCCGTTGCGGGCACGCACGGCAAGAGCACAACGGCGGGCATGATCGCAACGATCCTGACCGAGGCCGGCCTTGCCCCGTCGTTCGTCATCGGGGCGACGCCGCAGCCGCTGGGCGTGAACGCGCGCTGGGGCGCAGGCGAAGCCCTCGTCGTCGAGGCCGACGAGTACGACCATACCTTCCTGCACTTTCAGCCGCGGGTCGCCGTGGTGACCAACGTGGAGTATGACCACCCCGACACATTTGCGGATCTCGATGCGACGTTGGACGCTTTCGCGATGTTCGTGCGGAGCGTGCCCAAAGACGGCGTGGTGATCACCTGCGCCGACGATGCCGGTTGTGTGGCCATGCTCAAGCGCGCCGGCTTGTCCGCCCCGGTCGTGGACTACGGCATCCGGGGCGGCTTGTGGCGCGCATCCCACCTGCGCGCAAACCCGCTGGGCGGCGTGGACTTCTCCTTCACGGGCGCAGGAATCCGCGGCGAAGTGAGTGGGGCATGTTCGTTGCGCGTGCCGGGTGAACACAACGTGCTGAATGCGCTGGCGGCGCTGGTGGCGGCCGATGCCTGCGGCGTGCCGATGGGCGAAGCGGTGAAGTCGCTCGGCGGCTACCGAGGCGCCGGCCGTCGCTTCGAGCTAAAGGGCGAGGCGCGCGGCGTGCGCATCTTCGACGATTACGCGCATCATCCGACCGAGATCAAAGCGACGCTGCGCGGCGCGCGCCAGCGCTATCCGTTAGGCAACATCTGGGCGATCTGGCAACCGCACACCTACAGCCGCACCGCCGCGCTCCTGGATGCGTTTGCCGAGGCCTTCGACGACGCCGACCACGTGATCGTGCTGCCGATCTACGCGGCGCGCGAGCGCCAGGAGGATTTCGGCTTCATCGCGAATGCGCTCAATCCGATCGAGATCGCGCGCAAGATCCGCCATCGCGACGCGCGCAACGCAGCCTCGTTCGGCGACGCGCTGGGCATGCTGCTGGCGCAGGTGAGGGGCGGCGACGTGGTCATCACGCTCAGCGCCGGTGATGGCAACCAGGTGGGCGAGAGGTTATTGGAGATGTTGAGGAGGTAG